ctcaaaacaagTAAAcctaaaacaacatttttataacTTTAACAGTgggaaaacattatttttttgtttatttgttgattaATTGTAATTAATCTGGAATTTATGAATTTTCAGGGTCCAACTTGCTGAATagttgttttaaatatgtgttttagTATTTTGTTCTAAAGTCAGCATACACCTTTGAATGTCATGGCATTCCTCAAACTTGGAAGCTATAGGCAATGAATTAAAGACAGCTTTCACACAAGTTTCCTCCCATCTCATCTGCATACTCTCTGTCCGATAGGTACTGTGTCCTACTGATCACTGGGGAAGAAGAGTCCTTTACCGCCGGGAATAAGGCCTTCCTCTCCCTCGCCTCCTCCAACACCAAGGAGGTGCTGAGGTTTGCTTACGTCTaccacaggcagcagcagcccctATGTGACATCCTgctgaaaaacagagacagcacgCCTCCTCAGGTCAGCATTGGCCTCTGCACAGACTGTGTTAAGATCTGTATTCATAAAGCATTACTGCCATCTGAAATCTACccttgcattttttgtttgtttgtttttcatcaggAAGGGGAGGTCACCGTTTAGTGCTGAAAGTGCACATGTACTTTTCTGTATTTGCACTAACTTCAGCAGTTCatattgaattatttaataGAATGGAGGacagttttgtagtttttagttttaaaagCACTGATAAAGTTAAGCCAAAGTTGGTGGCTACTGAATACCCATCCAGTTTGACCCTGACTAAGCAGGCTTGTGCCTGGAAGCTTGCAAATTGTaaatttttctttctctgtctctctctttctctctctgtccaagTACGGAGTGCATTGTGACATAAATTCAATATAATGAGTCTAATGATGGATTCAGTTAAGTAAACACGGTTTGGATGAAACAAACACCAGATGACAGTGTTGGCGCCCAAGGCCCTTGTGGCTGACCACAGCGTGTGACAGATGGTGGTGCTACCCTAAACTGAACTCTAGTGAGACAAAAAGTAACTATGTGTCCCAAAATCGCATTAAAGGACTTGAAGAAaatcaaagtatttttttacattttttagttCTCAGACTTTTGGGATGAGCACGACTTTGAATGGTTCAAAACAAATGGGGTTGAGTTGCATGAACCAACACAGAATGGTTCAGATCAATTAATGGCTTAGGAAACAGTTGGCTGAATTAATCAATTAAACCACAACGCTGGTACAGATAGATTTTCTAAATCATGTTTGGAGACAGTAACCaatacgtctgtgtgtgtgtgtgtgtgtgtgtgtgtgtgtttgggggaggaACAGGTGGTGATCCTGGAGAGGCGCAACACAGCAGGGAAGGTCCTCTATAAGCCAGTGACGGGTGGCTGGAACGGCAGTGAGGAGGATAAACACCGcctcctggaggagctggagcgcCTGCAGAAAGACCCCTCCATCCTCAACTACGACGCCATGCTGCCGGAGCTCAACAACGAGTTTGCCTCGGTGAGCCCCTCCCTCTGCGGCTCCTCTTCACCATAGGGAGAACTGGCCTAATTTTCCAGGCCCTGCAGACTGGGCCAGAGCTGGGAAGAAATGTGATGGAGTGGTTAGAGCAATATTTTAGGCTGTAAAAACTGAGGACTGTGGGCCACAATTCTTTCATCGTATTCACCTGTCCAGCGCTGCAGTTCGAGACTCTTAAATGAGGTTCCTGGGATAACGATTACAGTGATGAATATGCTAACATAGAGGCAAGttatgtaatgtactgtactggcATGAAAGAACTAGGTCTCACTCGCACATTGACCTAGACTGCAGACACTGACATCGCTTGTTAGCTTGATGCATACTGTGGATTTTTTATACGTGTATTTGGGTCCGTTCACAGCCAGCGTCGAAAGTGGCAAATTCAGTCGCGGTTTTGCTGAGAGTAGATTTTCTTATTGGCTCACTGCGGCATTGTCCTTGGATTTTGATGCCTGGAGCTGCAGAAACGGTATCCTCGAATAACCTGCATTCCGTTATCCTCCAAAAGCTACAGCAGAGGCACTTACTCTCCTCTTGTAGCAGAAGAACGGTCCCAGCATCGGCTTGTGGAGAGTGGCCTAATTGGGCATCGACTATCAGGAATAATTGCTGCTGCAGTGCTCCTTGACTACAGACTGCGATCATAGTCGGGCTGTAATTGATTAGCATTGGTAGTAAGAGTGAAAAACATTGGGAAGGTAAATTGTTTTGAAGTAACTGAGCAACCTTtgtatggtttgtttttttacatggaGATGCAAAATTCCGAAAAAAGTCTAAAACGTACATGGTGTTATATATTGGTGATGTTTGTACTTAACCATTTGCATTGAGTAATTGATTGCATTGATATTTGTATGTTATTATTCTGTAATTACTGGGATTTGTCTTCATATACGGCAGTACACTAATAGTTTCTTTTTCCCAAATTACAGATGTTTCTCATCCAGTGGATGTACACAGCATATGATTACCTCTCTCAAATCGGTGATGACCTCCTTCACAACAACTGGTAGGTCTGCAGCTGTGCCCGGTTCTTATTGATGACACAGTCAAAGCAAGGAGATGTAGTTCTGCACTGCAGGCCACCTCGCCTGAATGTGTATAGTTAAAATCCTGCAGAATGAGTGGGCTACAGAAACATGTGTACCATGTACTGTTCACACTAAtggaagtcaccctggataaaggtATCTTCCAGTCAGGATGGGTTttggtttttatatttattcctTGAAGGCAGGTGTGGATTGTTTTTCCTCACCTTCCTTCGGGGAACCCCTGTAGTTAGGGTCTAAATGTCACTGTTTACTGTGTTGTCAGTGATAATATGTTCTGTTGATTGTATTGGAATATTGATACTCATGGTGATGCAGTATGTGGTTCTGTCAAGTTCCctgactgaaatatttctgtttagGCGTGAAATGAtgcctctgctgtctctgatATTCTCAGCATTGTTCATCTTATTCGGCACAGTTGTCATCCAGGCCTTCAGGTGAGACTGGGGGACATTGGTCTGTGGGGGATATCCAATATTCTGCTTCATTGACCACATCAATCAGCAGAGAATCCAGTCATTTCACCTCCTGCTGGTTGATTTTCAGTGACTCCAGTGAGGAGAAGCAGTCAAAACCAAAGCCAAAAGATGAAATGAAGACGGAGAATGGATCGCCCAGCACTGCAAACACATCGAGGCAAGGAAGCATTGTGAAATCACCTCAGTGTATAGGACTTTTGATAACAACTTTGGTCAGATTATAAATGCTATCAAGTCATATACTCATGTACTCAGTCATGTACTCAGTTAACATTTTTGCATCCTATAACAcccaaaatgtggaaaatcgGACCAGTTTTGACATTTGTATTAAGTTGAGCATTCAGGGTTACAAAGCTATCAATTACATTTTCCACAAGGCAGACTTGGAGCGAAATAGATTGTCAACCCAATAGTGTTTAAATGTTAACGATATTTTGttaacaatattttcattttgtgaggGTGACTATAATGCTACGGTGCATCTCGATGCGTCTTGCAGTCGTCCCCCGAAGAAGAACTTTGTGGAGGTGACAGAGCTGACGGACATCACATACACCAGCAACCTGGTGAAGCTGAGACCTGGCCACATCAACGTGGTGCTGGTGCTTACCGACGCCTCCAAGAACGTCCTGCTGAGCAAATTCGCCAAGGAGGTCTACTCTTTCACTGGGTGAGTCTGGCTCACACATCCAGCTAGAAGGGGCTCCCTAAACACTGATCTGAGTCCAGTTAAGCCAAACCACTGTGAAAAAAGGTGTTGTCTGGGGTTAGTGTTCGAGGGCACTGACTCTACCCTAGGGTGTGTAAATAATGTAGGTTCCTGAGAAAGGAAACCATGCCATGGTCTTTAAATATGTACAACTTCAATAGGTATTCAGTACACATCCTTTGTCAAATGTAGATTAAAAGTATGTGGGTCCATcctctttaaatgtttttaaaaaatgccaatACTTTTTGGGTTCCTCTTTCCCACAGGAGCCTGACCCTACACTTCTCCTTCCTGAATGTGGATAAGCACAGCGAGTGGATGGACGCGCTTATGGAGTTCGCCCCGGACGCCTTGAAAATGGACGGCGACGAGGACGATGCCAACCACAAGATTGACTACACGGGCTACGTGCTGGCCCTCAACGGCCACAAGAAGTACCTCTGCCTCTTCAAGCCCGTCTACACGGGGGAGGACCTGGAGAGCAAGTCctcggaggaggagggggccaGCGGGGGCCGGTCCAGGTCGGGCTCcagggaggagcagcagcaccccCGCAAGACCGTTCCCCGGTCCCgctccacctccaccctccaGATCCACCACAAACTGGACCGCCTGGGCCTCTGGATGGAGCGACTGATGGAGGGAACCTTGCCCCGGCACTACATCCCTGCTTGGCCCGGCCTGGAGAAAATAACAGCCAACAAATAGACCCTTCTTCAGAGGCTTGAACCCTCCATGAATGCCTGTATGCCCCCTCCACAGATGCAGCTCCCTCTCCTATTGGTGCACTACTGGGAATACAGGAGGCCCCCCAAAAAACTGCCAGCCAGTTTTTAAAGGAGTATGGTTGACCATGCTGCATTCAAGGATCTCTTTGgtagtgatgtttttttttttttttgaaggaaacgTAATGTAGGAAAACTTGGGAGGTTGGGTTCTCACCCTGAAAGTGCTGATGGCCACCAGGATCCCTGAAGTGTAGACGTGGTTTCCCCCATGCTGGTTTTTTTCAGTACCAATAgtgcttttttgctttaaaGCCCAACTTCCCTATTATCAGTCCAGCTGCAAATGTCATATTCTCATCCAGTTTGCTACTAGCTTCCTTCCTGCATGTATTTGTTCCTTTGTATTGTCCAACAGTTATAACTGCTGCTATACATACCCATAGACTAACAAATTGAATCACTGTGAGCGTATATATGTTTCTGACTTGGCAGACCCTTGTCTTATTCTCTGAGGATTTTCTGTCATTCTTTGGCAAGTCTCATTGACCGCAGATGCTCAGCTGTGGCTTTTTGCCACTGTGAACTGAGCCATGTGTCAGACTGTCAAGTTTAAATGCCACGTTACCATCATCTTCCTCTAGACTCTCAAGCTAGCACATTTGAGTCTTGACATTTCTTTCATGCTTGTGCAAGTCCATTAATAAGCCTTCCGTTATGTTATGTGGCTTTGCTTAACCTTATTTGGTGCTTTTCTTTATCAGTATGACATAATGAGAAAGGACAAAACAGTCAGCCACActtccatttctgtttcttatttttatgcatgttcAAAATCAGATATttgcttggtgtgtgcttggtttgTTGTTGCTACTGCAGCATGTAACATGCTACTTTCTAAAAAAACCCACCTAATCCTCATTAAACCAGTTTATGGATTCCCCTTCAGACAAAAAAGCCCTCTGCCCACCAATGGCAGTATGTAGCGGCAAAGGCTGTTCAGCTCATGCTGTAGAAATGGTGCTCTTAAATGGTACCAGTTGCATAGTGTAAATACATCTCTTATAGTTACTGAAGTAAAGAACATGTTCATACTTTATAACCACTCTATGATCTACTGCCATTAACTATCCAAGTATATGATTTTTTGCATACTGTAACCCAACTGGTAGGATGCCGTATACTATGAATTTCGGAAAGCTGCTTAGGAATGACGTGCTGCGATTGGCTGTGAAGGCCAGCTGTTCACTGAGGCTAAGCGTCCTCCATGTACACTAATACATTCAAGAGAATGCCAAGTGAACCTGTCTTCCACCGTGTGCTCCCATTCTACCCGAAAGTGAAGCCGCGTATCCCTGCAGCTCAACATACCTGGCATCGCCCCCATTGCCTTGACAGCGGTCTGCGACAGACTCTGGTTGTTGACTTTTCTCCATGCTTTTGTTCAAATGAGTCAGCCCTCTGAGCGCAGCTGGGCAACACCCAAGTGCACACAATTCAACGGCTAGGCCACAGGGCGAAAACTCCTCCAGGCCTCTTTTCATTCGGGCAATAGTGGCCTGAATTTGGCCTAAAAGGTGGCTTTCGTGTCCAGTGGCGTTGCGTTAAGTAGTATAGGACAGAAGGGGTGGGCCATCTTGGCTCAGCCATTGCTTGAGTCCGCATGCAGCGTGGGCAGAAATACTGGAATGTCTCCGTAACATATAACTACGTCCGTCTGAAAAAAGGTCCGTAGTACCACTGATGCAAATAAGTCTGTTTACCTATTTTTCAACAGTAAGTCTTAagttatgagtgtgtgtgtctggcgggggcagggggataGCATTTaagtgtgtttaaaaaaaaaaagatgtgaatactgtatatacatagtTTGTGATGtggtttataaatatttatttgaatttgctTGAATTTGCATCAATGTTCTGAAACTATAATAAAGTggattttcaaaatgatttattttatgaactTATATACTGTAGTAATACCAAAGTTAAACCAGTGTCTTTTATCCTTTATTTGTAACAAAGTATATACATTTGTGGGATTCTTCATTTGACAATTATGAGGTAAAACTTCTTTGAACACATCTGTACTAACTGGCTCTGTGTGGTCATATTGACTTAACTAAGAATCAGTGAGAACTCTTCGTTACTGTTGGCACAGATTTGATACCATAATATCTAGGCTGTTATTCAGAGGTATGAAAACAAGATATTCCTTTGCTTCTCCATGTTTAATAATTAACTGTTATTTCTAGTTCAGTTGCCCTTGTGTTCATACATTAAAGAGCTTCAGTgcatcagagaaagagagctgtgttttttagtgtgtgcagtgtttaatttaaaagaaaaataaatgcaatccaCTGTGAAGGATTGGGATTATGTGAAGGTAGCAATGGCCACAACAATTATGGGTTAATTTACATTTCCTTGTTGCATAGTGAAAAGTTGACATTCAGAAATGACTTATTGCCACACCTGTCATTGAATGACTGAAATATTCCTCCAGTGGTGTTGCTGGGGATTTTTCTCTTCTCAGACATAAAGAGCCTAttaatttactgttttattttacacatctGTCTTGTTTGCTTGGCATATACAAATTTTACATCATACATTCTGACACCTATTCATGGAGACTGACTTATGACTAGTGGATAAGTATTTGTGGAAAGTGAGGGTGAAATATTTCATCATAAAGTGTTAGATAATGGAAATTACAGTAACCATTGACTGATTAAGAAGAGTGATGAGCACTACGTGAAAAAATTTGTGGGACTGTTTATGTGGACCATCCATTATGATATTCACTACAATCTTGATTTTTCCTGTagtgtaaaaatgttaacaCTGTTGGGTGGTGTCACTGTACTGTGGAGTACTTCAGTAGTATTTTATCTTGGGAAGAACGCacatcatttcaaacagcaggTTAGCAGCAGTCAGTGCAGTGTTACCTAGAGGAGAAAGCACAGACGAGATTCATGGAAGACTTACTTTCACAGGAATTGTATAGAAAATTCCGATAGTATTGAACTTAATCTGCAACAATGCAGCTGAACTTGGACAGTGTTTTGACAAGTGCACATCTTGTGACACAGTCTCTCGCCATTGGATGTACAGTACCTGTGGTGTCATATGGCGGTGACACCTCCACCAAGTCACAGCCAATGAGGTTTAGGCCTCGGCAGCCCCGGATAATCTCAAGTGCCTGA
This portion of the Megalops cyprinoides isolate fMegCyp1 chromosome 7, fMegCyp1.pri, whole genome shotgun sequence genome encodes:
- the dnajc16 gene encoding dnaJ homolog subfamily C member 16; protein product: MARSWGLSVAIVTLYLLFSNRPVETATDFDPYKILGMTKSASQAEIKRVYKQLAKEWHPDKNKNPEAEDMFIKITKSYEILSNEEKRANYDRYGQTDENQAYGQPQQGYRHFHDGFYFDESFFHFPFNNKGSRDAADSKYMLHYNQYINDVVPDSFRRPYLIKITSDWCFSCIHIEPVWKDTVQELEALGVGIGVVDVGYERRLANHLGAHRTPSILGLINGKVTFFHYAVVREHLRQFVEDLLPQRLVEKVTDRNDLEFLNSWHEQNKPHVLLFDQVPTVPLLFKLTAFAYKDYLQFGYVDQGLSETANLLRQFNINTYAPTMLVFKENTDKPADIIQAKGMKKQIIDEFVSNNKFLLVPRLVNQKLFDELCPVKQFHRRRKYCVLLITGEEESFTAGNKAFLSLASSNTKEVLRFAYVYHRQQQPLCDILLKNRDSTPPQVVILERRNTAGKVLYKPVTGGWNGSEEDKHRLLEELERLQKDPSILNYDAMLPELNNEFASMFLIQWMYTAYDYLSQIGDDLLHNNWREMMPLLSLIFSALFILFGTVVIQAFSDSSEEKQSKPKPKDEMKTENGSPSTANTSSRPPKKNFVEVTELTDITYTSNLVKLRPGHINVVLVLTDASKNVLLSKFAKEVYSFTGSLTLHFSFLNVDKHSEWMDALMEFAPDALKMDGDEDDANHKIDYTGYVLALNGHKKYLCLFKPVYTGEDLESKSSEEEGASGGRSRSGSREEQQHPRKTVPRSRSTSTLQIHHKLDRLGLWMERLMEGTLPRHYIPAWPGLEKITANK